A part of Candidatus Electrothrix aestuarii genomic DNA contains:
- a CDS encoding response regulator gives MKKVLLVDDDEMIHEIVDSTLGDYRKIFQVSHAYDIKEAVRQVDRGDISLVITDLVMPGGDGFQLLSYIQKKHSDIPRIVITSYDLPELKTRLMGKAFQVFKKPLASEELADAIIRGLKTQQKKGDLGKFSVVGIVQLMETEETTCRLDVHNCGEHQDIDHCIENNCPEYKGSLFLVQGKIYDAVCGKLIGEEAVLKLLSMEGVQVSSCTLKDDVVRRVHKSNQNLLINAMIQKDNQCDDVETELVPRQELLDEGIKLCERLELNKAQKKLMAFVRDNRQSAQGWLWLSRSLTELPKIKKALGEAYKCSPKEPHILEDVEKARLCKGSGKVNRCPFCFAPVDPQAVFCSYCRANPLTDSSTLAQIDPYKVERKMVQQATKRFERVLADEVNPRLLYYAGTAYLNLNDFEKALTYFDLLLPIVQVDTKYQKVAGQVREIVEYIASNQRLDSGENESRNSWHEQKEKKEKRLITNRSASKTVLVVEDSPTTRKVIKMTLTSGDFRVVEAADGVEALSRLNEERPDLVLLDIMLPKIDGYRVLSILKKNNDTKDIPVVMLTSKNRIIDKVKGRLSAASAYLTKPFKPAELIDMVNSIIVKEGVAPEQEGGTPTK, from the coding sequence ATGAAAAAAGTATTATTGGTAGATGATGATGAGATGATCCACGAGATCGTTGATTCAACATTGGGCGATTATAGGAAAATATTTCAAGTATCACATGCTTACGATATTAAAGAAGCTGTTCGGCAGGTTGACAGGGGGGATATTTCCCTTGTTATTACAGATTTGGTTATGCCTGGTGGTGACGGTTTTCAGCTCTTATCGTATATACAAAAGAAACACTCCGATATACCAAGAATAGTTATTACTTCTTATGACCTCCCGGAGTTGAAGACTCGGTTAATGGGAAAGGCCTTCCAGGTTTTTAAGAAGCCTCTTGCCTCGGAAGAACTTGCTGATGCGATTATCAGGGGGTTGAAAACACAGCAGAAAAAAGGCGATTTAGGGAAGTTCTCCGTTGTTGGTATTGTTCAGTTGATGGAAACGGAAGAAACAACCTGTCGTTTGGATGTACATAACTGTGGTGAGCATCAGGATATAGATCATTGTATTGAGAATAATTGCCCTGAATATAAAGGGAGCCTTTTTCTTGTTCAGGGAAAGATTTATGATGCTGTCTGTGGAAAGCTGATCGGTGAAGAGGCGGTGCTGAAGCTGCTTAGCATGGAGGGCGTTCAGGTTAGCAGTTGTACTCTTAAAGACGATGTGGTCAGAAGGGTGCATAAGAGCAATCAGAATTTACTGATCAACGCAATGATTCAGAAGGATAATCAATGCGATGATGTAGAAACTGAGCTTGTTCCACGGCAAGAATTGCTGGATGAGGGAATCAAGCTTTGTGAGCGACTGGAGCTTAACAAGGCCCAAAAAAAGCTTATGGCTTTTGTGCGTGATAACCGACAGAGCGCTCAGGGATGGTTGTGGCTTTCCAGGTCTTTGACTGAGTTGCCGAAGATAAAAAAAGCTTTAGGCGAAGCGTATAAATGTTCACCCAAAGAACCACATATACTCGAAGATGTAGAGAAAGCGAGATTGTGTAAGGGTAGCGGAAAGGTAAACCGCTGTCCTTTCTGTTTTGCCCCGGTTGATCCTCAAGCTGTGTTTTGTTCCTACTGTCGGGCCAATCCGTTGACAGATTCGTCTACGCTCGCTCAGATTGATCCCTACAAAGTGGAACGTAAGATGGTGCAGCAGGCCACAAAGCGTTTTGAACGGGTACTGGCAGATGAGGTCAACCCGAGGCTGTTGTACTATGCAGGCACTGCGTATTTGAATTTGAATGATTTTGAAAAGGCACTGACCTATTTTGATCTTTTGCTCCCCATAGTACAGGTTGATACAAAATACCAAAAGGTTGCTGGTCAAGTTCGTGAAATAGTAGAGTATATTGCTTCAAATCAACGCTTGGATTCTGGAGAGAACGAGTCGAGAAACAGTTGGCATGAGCAGAAAGAGAAGAAAGAAAAGCGTCTCATTACAAATCGCTCTGCTAGTAAAACAGTTTTAGTTGTTGAAGATAGCCCGACCACTCGTAAGGTTATTAAAATGACCCTGACCAGTGGAGATTTTCGGGTTGTTGAGGCTGCCGATGGTGTTGAGGCCTTGAGCAGGCTCAACGAAGAGCGACCGGATCTTGTTCTGCTTGATATTATGTTGCCGAAGATTGATGGATACCGAGTGTTGTCTATTTTGAAGAAAAATAACGATACAAAAGATATCCCAGTTGTCATGCTGACAAGTAAGAATAGGATAATTGATAAGGTGAAAGGGAGATTATCCGCTGCAAGTGCTTACCTGACAAAACCTTTCAAACCAGCTGAACTTATTGACATGGTGAACTCGATAATTGTCAAAGAAGGTGTTGCTCCTGAACAGGAAGGCGGGACTCCAACTAAGTAA
- a CDS encoding polysaccharide biosynthesis/export family protein, translating to MIKKKFTLYLLFSFVLILSGCASEQFESNVNLEEFTQQADQLASRTVQQNMFDSVLTAPLDEAESILGPGDLISVNVLESEELNTETRVSSRGYVSLPILDQVEVLGLTAAEAEEKIEQLLKEKYLRDPHVSVFVKEKISDQITLVGAFTTPGNYDYVSGRRLLDIIAVAQGVTEDSAPIAYLSRKDRKTGAIKNYIIDLDALIKRGDMNFNVAIAGGDVIFVPEAGKCFVDGAVRNPGTYPLKGEMTITEAIVLAGGLTAYADNDKIKIIRYTGEGKRNIISLSFSELQEGVGDSIKLQDQDVVYAESSSSGLLSTGLGFSLGFMGTGINYQNPSVDRRAGR from the coding sequence ATGATTAAGAAAAAGTTCACGTTATATCTTTTGTTCAGCTTTGTATTAATACTCTCTGGTTGCGCTAGCGAACAATTTGAAAGCAATGTTAATCTTGAAGAGTTTACTCAGCAGGCTGACCAACTCGCCAGTAGAACCGTCCAACAAAACATGTTTGATTCTGTACTTACAGCCCCTCTGGATGAAGCAGAATCAATCTTAGGACCTGGAGACCTTATTTCGGTTAATGTTCTTGAATCAGAAGAACTAAATACAGAAACACGAGTTAGTTCAAGGGGCTATGTAAGCCTTCCTATTTTAGATCAAGTCGAAGTACTTGGGCTTACAGCGGCGGAGGCGGAAGAAAAAATAGAACAACTTCTCAAAGAAAAATACCTTCGAGACCCACATGTATCTGTTTTTGTAAAAGAAAAAATAAGTGACCAAATTACCCTTGTCGGAGCTTTCACTACACCTGGTAACTACGACTATGTCTCAGGGAGGCGCTTGCTCGATATCATTGCAGTTGCACAGGGGGTCACTGAGGACTCTGCACCAATTGCCTATCTCTCTCGAAAAGATCGCAAAACCGGGGCAATTAAAAATTACATTATTGATTTGGATGCGCTTATTAAACGTGGCGATATGAATTTTAATGTCGCGATAGCGGGTGGTGATGTTATTTTTGTACCTGAAGCTGGAAAATGCTTTGTTGATGGAGCGGTGAGAAACCCAGGGACATATCCTTTAAAAGGTGAAATGACAATTACCGAAGCAATTGTTTTAGCTGGAGGTTTAACAGCGTATGCCGATAATGATAAAATAAAAATCATTCGTTATACAGGCGAAGGGAAACGGAATATTATTAGTTTAAGTTTTAGTGAACTGCAAGAAGGTGTCGGGGACAGCATTAAACTCCAAGATCAGGATGTGGTCTATGCTGAATCAAGCAGTTCTGGGCTTTTGTCAACAGGATTAGGATTTTCATTAGGATTCATGGGGACAGGAATCAATTACCAAAATCCATCTGTGGACAGAAGAGCTGGTAGATAA
- a CDS encoding O-antigen ligase family protein — protein sequence MVIKFKKTAQIAVLFFLATIPILFGAVHPIITGLYTFSIYSLLGSWLIVNKKQFPVFHISSLGIISFSLFILSVAFSTVPLPLAWIQAISPARFAYIQAANQLSSTNIQYAPLSHHPNAGILFFTFLIALVLYALTLLILLKNDQAFLEKVLYTCAIIGLFEAMYGLVQVTNPEMGVLWLNDIKQFKGMARGTIIYKNQYAALLNMIWPLTFGTALLYFRGQIHKKHSRSVLSQQPRRRKKKKHSHSQTNYRLQAYILLFITSILMLANLFSQSRGGSLSMLLILFILLIIIPGGYQKKIFLASTLLLITIFYGSIIGFTNILERFMLIQQSSEVRLNIWFSSLPMLYDYIFLGAGIGSYITLSPIYLKFFPENLAFDHAHNDYLELAIELGLPLAVFFFCVFLVIFSRTIKKIWPYTKTSLTHLPSSAIIALVSTAALIGFLVHGTVDFGWRLPANLLYATTLISLLQHGAQATEHLLHNKN from the coding sequence GTGGTTATTAAATTTAAAAAAACAGCTCAAATAGCTGTACTCTTTTTTCTGGCTACAATACCTATCCTTTTTGGAGCTGTACATCCTATTATTACGGGATTATATACTTTTTCTATATACTCTCTACTGGGTAGCTGGCTTATAGTAAATAAAAAACAATTCCCTGTTTTTCATATATCCTCTCTTGGGATTATTAGCTTTTCTTTATTTATACTTTCTGTTGCTTTTTCTACAGTTCCTCTTCCTCTTGCATGGATTCAGGCAATCTCGCCAGCTCGTTTTGCATATATACAAGCAGCAAATCAGCTCAGTAGCACAAACATTCAGTATGCCCCCCTAAGTCATCATCCTAACGCAGGAATATTATTTTTCACCTTTTTAATAGCTTTAGTTCTTTATGCATTAACGCTTCTCATTCTACTCAAAAACGATCAAGCATTTCTGGAAAAAGTTCTCTATACATGCGCTATTATTGGTTTATTTGAGGCCATGTATGGCTTGGTTCAGGTGACAAATCCTGAAATGGGCGTGCTTTGGCTAAACGATATCAAACAATTTAAAGGCATGGCTCGTGGCACTATAATTTATAAAAATCAATATGCGGCTCTTCTTAACATGATTTGGCCTCTTACTTTTGGAACAGCACTTCTTTATTTCAGGGGTCAAATTCACAAGAAACACTCACGATCCGTGCTCTCACAACAACCACGCCGTAGAAAAAAGAAAAAACATTCTCATTCTCAAACAAATTATCGTTTACAAGCATATATACTCCTTTTTATTACCTCAATCCTTATGCTGGCAAACCTTTTTTCCCAGTCAAGAGGCGGGTCTCTCTCTATGCTACTTATCCTTTTTATACTGCTTATAATAATACCGGGAGGCTATCAAAAAAAAATATTCCTTGCCAGTACCCTTCTCCTCATCACCATATTCTATGGTTCAATAATTGGATTCACCAATATACTTGAGCGGTTCATGCTCATTCAGCAATCCAGTGAAGTTCGATTAAATATATGGTTTTCGAGTTTACCTATGCTTTACGATTATATTTTTTTAGGAGCTGGTATTGGTTCATACATCACTCTTTCTCCTATCTATCTTAAATTTTTCCCAGAAAACTTAGCTTTTGATCACGCACATAACGATTATCTTGAACTTGCAATAGAGCTCGGTCTTCCATTAGCAGTATTTTTCTTCTGCGTTTTCCTTGTAATATTCTCGCGCACAATAAAAAAAATATGGCCCTACACAAAAACAAGTTTAACTCACCTCCCTTCTTCTGCTATCATTGCTTTGGTATCAACTGCAGCCCTGATAGGCTTCCTTGTGCATGGTACTGTTGATTTTGGCTGGCGACTTCCAGCTAATTTATTATATGCTACAACCCTAATTAGCTTGCTCCAGCACGGAGCACAAGCAACAGAGCACCTCTTACATAATAAAAATTAA
- a CDS encoding polysaccharide biosynthesis tyrosine autokinase, which produces MTPAQQNELERQIVIGSSNGNQNLPSTDYKEHIAPLQDEEIHLRDYLNVIVRRKLSVLLVLLFIFFGTALFTLTSTPKFQGKGTIKASASQGQLTNFEDIQSSALKTMEFQQTQVNLLESEQLTMRIIDKLDLINNPFFNDEIASKTDNGLNLKSIIKTTLDSVRNFVRLSSGENENLSQDEQKRLIIDSIVKKLQDDLKISPVRNSELIQLSIETPAPQLSADIINTAMNEFIQMLMDTNIDSSKNAAQFLEKQIVTAQIKLEQSEKELNNFSRQAGLVSMDPKLNLIMRQLEELNDALAKARAERISKESLYQQAISKNNQNLPQILQDDLIKNLKAEYSLLATEYQDLSTTFKPAYPKMQQLQAKINDLKERIREEKLFIIESIKNDYEAALKKQEYLEVKANEQKQRAIELNDRATQYKILLRETETNKTIYESLLQRAKEIEATLGAAVTNINIVDRSRVPLYPSSPKVARNLLLGLLLGLFCGLGLAFLLEYLDDTIKNPEEMIDRFHIPVLGLIPFDKECVNKRKDMALKSYTDPRSPVAESIRTAITSIDLSAAEHPPKAILVTSILPGAGKSSLSTNTALSYLSSGDNCLIIDVDLRKPSLHRVFDAERKGEGLSSVLSGISTLKEVIQKTDYKGLDYISSGPLPPNPAELIASNRMRELLKTVSEHYSHIILDGPPFQGFAEILVLANMVDGLILITVEGDTPRDGVKHFRRSVLNVNGKILGTIVNKTGKQKGYGAYSKYSYYAYQYDYNYGASSNER; this is translated from the coding sequence ATGACTCCAGCACAACAAAATGAGTTAGAACGGCAAATAGTTATCGGAAGCTCAAATGGTAACCAGAACCTTCCCTCTACAGACTACAAGGAACATATTGCTCCTTTACAGGATGAAGAAATCCATTTGCGTGATTACCTGAATGTTATAGTTAGACGCAAACTTTCAGTTCTTCTTGTCCTTCTTTTTATTTTTTTTGGCACAGCACTCTTTACCTTAACAAGCACGCCAAAATTTCAAGGAAAAGGAACCATCAAGGCCTCTGCATCACAGGGGCAGCTCACAAATTTCGAGGATATCCAGTCAAGCGCCCTCAAAACTATGGAATTTCAGCAGACACAGGTAAACCTCCTGGAAAGCGAACAGCTGACAATGCGGATAATTGACAAACTTGATCTCATTAATAATCCTTTTTTTAACGATGAAATCGCCAGTAAGACAGATAACGGCTTAAATTTAAAGTCAATTATTAAAACTACTCTAGATTCTGTGCGTAACTTTGTTCGCCTCAGTTCTGGAGAAAATGAAAATCTATCACAAGACGAACAAAAACGATTAATAATCGACAGCATTGTTAAAAAACTTCAGGATGATCTCAAAATATCGCCAGTCCGTAATAGCGAGCTCATTCAGCTTAGTATTGAAACACCAGCTCCTCAACTTTCCGCAGATATAATCAATACGGCCATGAATGAGTTTATTCAGATGCTCATGGATACCAATATTGATTCCTCAAAGAATGCCGCTCAATTCCTTGAAAAACAGATTGTTACAGCTCAAATCAAACTTGAACAATCAGAAAAGGAACTCAATAATTTTTCTCGGCAAGCAGGCTTGGTTTCAATGGACCCCAAGCTCAATCTCATTATGCGTCAGCTGGAAGAACTCAATGATGCCTTAGCTAAGGCTCGTGCTGAACGTATTAGTAAAGAGTCCCTCTATCAACAGGCTATAAGCAAGAATAACCAAAATCTTCCTCAAATTCTTCAGGATGATCTTATCAAAAATCTCAAAGCTGAATACTCCCTTCTCGCAACTGAATATCAGGACCTTTCCACAACCTTTAAACCTGCATACCCAAAAATGCAGCAGCTACAGGCTAAAATTAATGATCTAAAGGAGAGAATACGTGAAGAAAAGCTCTTTATCATTGAGTCGATAAAAAACGACTACGAAGCTGCTCTGAAAAAGCAAGAGTACTTAGAAGTTAAAGCCAATGAGCAGAAACAAAGAGCTATTGAACTGAATGATAGAGCAACACAATACAAAATTCTTTTGCGAGAGACTGAAACGAATAAAACTATCTATGAGAGTCTCTTGCAGAGAGCAAAAGAAATTGAAGCAACATTAGGAGCTGCGGTTACCAATATTAATATAGTAGATAGATCAAGAGTCCCCTTATACCCATCAAGCCCAAAAGTTGCGCGTAACCTGCTACTCGGCTTGTTGCTCGGCTTGTTCTGTGGGTTAGGGCTCGCTTTTCTCCTTGAATATCTTGATGATACTATTAAAAACCCAGAGGAAATGATTGATAGATTTCACATACCTGTTCTTGGACTTATTCCTTTTGATAAGGAATGTGTTAATAAGCGGAAAGATATGGCTTTGAAATCATATACAGATCCTCGTTCCCCCGTTGCTGAATCGATTCGCACCGCTATAACCTCTATTGATCTTTCAGCAGCTGAACATCCACCAAAAGCAATCCTTGTCACTAGTATTCTTCCAGGTGCAGGTAAAAGTTCGCTATCAACTAATACAGCCCTCTCTTATCTTTCAAGCGGTGATAACTGTTTAATTATTGATGTTGACTTGAGAAAGCCTAGCCTTCACCGTGTTTTTGATGCGGAAAGAAAAGGAGAAGGGCTCTCCAGTGTTCTTAGCGGCATCAGTACATTAAAAGAAGTCATTCAAAAAACTGATTATAAGGGCTTAGATTATATTTCCAGTGGTCCGTTACCTCCTAACCCTGCCGAACTGATTGCCTCCAACAGAATGCGCGAGCTGCTCAAAACGGTCAGTGAGCATTATAGTCATATTATTCTTGACGGCCCCCCTTTCCAGGGATTTGCAGAGATTTTAGTCTTAGCGAATATGGTTGATGGCCTTATTTTGATTACTGTTGAAGGGGATACTCCACGCGATGGGGTAAAACATTTTCGCCGCTCCGTTTTGAACGTAAACGGAAAAATTCTTGGTACAATTGTCAATAAGACCGGAAAACAAAAGGGATATGGAGCCTACAGTAAATATAGTTATTATGCATACCAGTATGATTATAACTATGGTGCCTCCAGCAATGAAAGATAG